Proteins from a genomic interval of Diceros bicornis minor isolate mBicDic1 chromosome 34, mDicBic1.mat.cur, whole genome shotgun sequence:
- the LOC131397297 gene encoding vomeronasal type-1 receptor 4-like, with the protein MIHVAHTSTSPAGSSSSENKYQSWRTDRMATRDLAVGMILLLQTTFGFLGNFFLLYHYLFLYFTGCRLRFTDLIIKSLIVANLLVLFSSGIGYTLSSFGWYLVHKDFVCKFFPCVRAVGRGVSIGNTCLLSVVQAIMISPRISRWAELKVKALKCIVPSIFLCWILQVLINAICPVFLTSNGSHKNTTNRKSFGDCSAVHHDKTRDSLYTALLSFPDVFCLGLMLWASGCIVFTMYRHRQRVQHLHKTNVSLRTSPESRATKTILLLVSTFVFFNMLSSIFQAVLALCNNPTWFLLNANLVSTLSFPSLSPFLLMSRESSVSRLCFAWIINTKSPNLMRDT; encoded by the coding sequence ATGATACATGTGGCTCACACCTCCACTTCCCCTGCAGGATCCTCTAGTTCAGAAAACAAATATCAGTCATGGAGAACTGACAGGATGGCCACCAGGGATTTGGCAGTAGGAATGATCCTTTTATTACAGACTACATTTGGATTCCTGgggaatttctttctcctttaccattatctcttcctttatttcactGGGTGTAGGCTAAGGTTCACAGATTTGATTATCAAGAGTCTGATTGTAGCCAACTTATTGGTCCTGTTCTCCAGTGGAATCGGCTATACATTGTCATCTTTTGGGTGGTATCTTGTCCATAAGGATTTTGTTTGCAAATTTTTCCCCTGTGTTCGTGCAGTGGGCAGGGGTGTGTCCATTGGTAACACCTGtctcttgagtgtggtccaggcCATCATGATCAGTCCCAGAATCTCCAGATGGGCAGAGCTTAAAGTGAAAGCTCTCAAGTGCATTGTCCCTTCAATTTTCCTGTGCTGGATCCTGCAAGTGTTGATAAATGCCATTTGTCCTGTGTTTCTGACTAGCAATGGGAGCCACAAAAACACCACAAATAGAAAAAGTTTTGGAGACTGTTCTGCTGTTCATCATGACAAAACCAGAGACTCTTTGTATACAGCATTGCTGTCCTTCCCTGATGTTTTCTGTTTGGGGCTCATGCTCTGGGCCAGTGGCTGCATTGTTTTCACCATGTACAGGCACAGGCAGAGGGTCCAACACCTTCATAAGACCAATGTCTCCCTCAGAACCTCTCCTGAGTCCAGAGCTACAAAAACCATTCTTCTCCTGGTGAGCACCTTTGTCTTTTTTAACATGCTTTCCTCCATTTTTCAGGCAGTTTTGGCTCTTTGTAATAATCCCACCTGGTTCCTCTTAAATGCCAATTTAGTAAGCACCCTGTCTTTCCCAAGTCTCAGTCCCTTTCTGCTCATGAGCCGTGAATCCAGTGTATCCAGGTTGTGCTTTGCCTGGATAATAAATACAAAATCCCCTAATCTAATGAGAGATACATAA
- the LOC131397303 gene encoding vomeronasal type-1 receptor 4-like codes for MATRDLAAGMIILLQTIFGILGNFSLLYHYLFLYFTGCRTRSTDLIIKNLSVANSLVLFSSGFPDMVSCFGGYQVFNDFGCRFFPYVHGVGRGVSIGTTCLLSVVQAIMISPRNYRWAELKVKALKCIVPSIFLCWILHMLINVMYSMFLTSNWSNKNITSRKCFGYCSAVQHDKTRDSLYAALLSFLDVFCLVLMIWTSVSMVFMLYQHKQKVQHIHRTNIYPRSSLESRATKTILLLVSTFVCFSSLSSIVHVCMALFNNPHWFLLNTTAIINMCFPTVSPFLFMSRDSSLSRLCFVFIRKEKSPNLVRNM; via the coding sequence ATGGCCACCAGGGATTTGGCAGCAGGAATGATCATCTTATTACAGACTATATTTGGAATCCTGgggaatttctctcttctttaccattatctcttcctttatttcactGGGTGTAGGACAAGGTCCACAGATTTGATTATCAAGAACCTGAGTGTAGCCAACTCCTTGGTCCTGTTCTCTAGCGGATTCCCTGATATGGTATCATGTTTTGGGGGGTATCAGGTCTTCAATGATTTTGGATGCAGATTTTTTCCTTATGTTCATGGAGTGGGCAGAGGGGTGTCCATTGGCACCACCTGcctcttgagtgtggtccaggcCATCATGATCAGCCCCAGGAACTACAGGTGGGCAGAGCTTAAAGTGAAAGCTCTCAAGTGCATTGTCCCTTCAATTTTCCTGTGCTGGATCCTGCACATGCTGATAAATGTCATGTATTCTATGTTTCTGACTAGCAATTGGAGCAACAAAAACATCACAAGCAGAAAATGTTTTGGATACTGTTCTGCTGTTCAGCACGACAAAACCAGAGACTCATTATATGCAGCATTGCTATCATTTCTTGATGTTTTCTGTTTGGTGCTCATGATCTGGACCAGTGTCTCCATGGTTTTCATGCTTTACCAGCATAAGCAGAAGGTCCAACACATTCATAGGACCAATATCTACCCCAGGTCGTCCCTTGAGTCCAGAGCTACCAAAACCATCCTTCTCCTGGTGAGCACCTTTGTCTGTTTTTCCAGCCTTTCCTCCATCGTTCACGTGTGTATGGCTCTTTTTAACAATCCTCACTGGTTTCTGTTGAACACCACTGCAATAATCAATATGTGTTTCCCGACTGTCAGTCCCTTTCTGTTCATGAGCCGTGACTCCAGCTTATCCAGGCTCTGCTTTGTCTTTATAAGGAAGGAAAAATCCCCTAATCTTGTCAGAAATATGTGA